One window from the genome of Metabacillus flavus encodes:
- a CDS encoding sugar ABC transporter substrate-binding protein, which produces MKKVMSLFMMVILLIGVLAACGPDAKKGASTDGSNEKSGEAAKPEKLIVWEDKDKSKWLEKAAADFEKENGIKIEFKEVEMATKMRDQLRLDGPAGTGPDVVTLPHDQIGQVAIEGLIAELKVDKAVTDTFTESSIESQTYDGKLYGLPKSTETPVLIYNKALATEVPATMEDLQAKAKELTTGGKYGFLALFDNFYFANAVIGGMGGYVFGDEGGKPNPKDLGLNNDGAVKGAEFIQTFYKDGLFPKGIIGENGGSAMDGLFNEGKAAYVMNGPWAFQSYKDAGIDIGVAPLPKFANGEAMKTFVGVKGWHVSAFSKNQEWATKFVEYVTSEDVAKARYEQTFEIPPVKALAEDPIIAENPEAKAVAEQSAVGIPMPNIPEMGEVWKPMADNLQTLVTGKTEPKASLDAATKAIEQNITANHSK; this is translated from the coding sequence ATGAAGAAAGTCATGTCCTTATTCATGATGGTAATTCTTCTTATCGGCGTATTGGCTGCATGCGGACCAGACGCGAAAAAGGGAGCATCAACTGATGGAAGTAACGAGAAATCCGGAGAAGCAGCAAAACCGGAAAAACTAATTGTTTGGGAAGATAAAGATAAATCCAAATGGCTAGAAAAAGCCGCTGCTGACTTTGAAAAAGAAAACGGTATCAAAATTGAGTTTAAAGAAGTTGAAATGGCAACAAAAATGCGTGATCAGCTTCGTCTTGACGGACCGGCTGGAACAGGTCCGGACGTAGTAACACTTCCGCATGACCAAATCGGCCAGGTTGCAATCGAAGGTCTGATTGCAGAACTTAAAGTTGACAAAGCAGTAACAGATACATTCACTGAATCTTCAATTGAATCTCAAACATACGACGGCAAGCTATACGGACTTCCAAAGTCTACTGAAACGCCTGTCCTTATTTATAACAAAGCTCTAGCAACAGAAGTTCCAGCTACAATGGAAGATCTTCAAGCAAAAGCAAAAGAACTTACAACTGGCGGCAAATACGGCTTCCTTGCTCTATTCGATAACTTCTACTTTGCAAACGCTGTTATCGGCGGTATGGGCGGCTATGTATTCGGTGATGAAGGCGGCAAGCCAAATCCGAAAGATCTTGGACTTAACAATGATGGCGCTGTCAAAGGTGCAGAATTCATTCAAACTTTCTACAAAGACGGTCTTTTCCCTAAAGGAATCATCGGTGAAAACGGCGGATCTGCTATGGACGGACTTTTCAATGAAGGCAAAGCAGCTTACGTTATGAACGGACCATGGGCTTTCCAATCTTATAAAGATGCTGGAATTGATATTGGTGTAGCACCGCTTCCTAAATTCGCAAACGGCGAAGCAATGAAAACATTCGTTGGAGTTAAAGGATGGCATGTAAGTGCATTCTCTAAAAACCAGGAATGGGCAACTAAATTTGTTGAGTATGTAACAAGCGAAGACGTTGCAAAAGCACGTTATGAGCAAACATTTGAAATTCCACCGGTAAAAGCTCTTGCTGAGGATCCAATCATTGCTGAAAATCCGGAAGCAAAAGCAGTAGCAGAACAATCTGCTGTAGGTATCCCAATGCCGAACATCCCTGAAATGGGTGAAGTATGGAAGCCTATGGCTGACAACCTTCAAACACTTGTAACAGGCAAAACAGAGCCTAAAGCTTCTCTTGATGCTGCAACAAAAGCAATCGAGCAGAACATTACAGCTAACCACTCTAAATAA
- a CDS encoding glycoside hydrolase family 13 protein codes for MLKEAIYHRPKNEFAYIYDDQTLHIRMRTKKDDAEAVRLIHGDPYDWKDGKWIASLSPMEKSGSDQLFDYWFIAVQPPFRRMRYGFEIVSGAEKLIYAEKGFFEEAPLEDIANFFCFPYLHAADRFKAPDWVKDTVWYQIFPERFGNGNPNIDPEGALPWGSADPTPSNFFGGDFEGVIEHLDYLKDLGITGIYFTPIFRAFSNHKYDTIDYMEIDPQFGDKETFRRLVKEAHAKGIKVMLDAVFNHSGYLFGPFQDVIEKGEASQFKDWFHIYELPIKENPPGYDTFAYEKSMPKLNTQHPDVKKYLLDVGQYWIKEFDIDGWRLDVANEVDHAFWRDFRTAVKEVKEDVYILGEIWHDSMPWLLGDQFDAVMNYPFTNGALNFFAKGKIRAEEFASVIVNGLHAYPKNINEVAFNLLGSHDTDRILTLAGESKDRVKQLFAFQLSFGGSPCIYYGDEIGMAGGNDPGCRACMVWDENEQDRELHRFVKKLLELRKTYPLFANDGEFRILQAKSEDNTLIYAKENDKQLLAAVVNQSEVPLAISFPAELAGKEAEDLLKGTALTADSIHAEPMSTQFFLFSKEG; via the coding sequence ATGCTAAAAGAAGCCATCTATCACCGGCCCAAAAATGAATTTGCCTACATTTATGATGATCAAACCTTACATATCCGGATGCGGACTAAAAAAGACGATGCAGAAGCAGTCAGACTAATACACGGAGATCCTTATGACTGGAAAGACGGAAAATGGATTGCTTCTTTAAGCCCAATGGAAAAGTCGGGGAGTGATCAGCTGTTCGATTACTGGTTTATTGCCGTTCAGCCACCCTTCCGCCGCATGCGATATGGATTTGAAATTGTTTCTGGTGCCGAAAAATTAATTTATGCTGAAAAAGGATTCTTTGAAGAAGCTCCGTTAGAGGATATTGCAAACTTCTTTTGTTTCCCGTATTTGCATGCAGCAGACCGCTTTAAAGCACCTGATTGGGTAAAGGATACGGTTTGGTATCAAATATTCCCTGAACGGTTTGGCAACGGCAATCCGAATATCGATCCGGAAGGTGCTCTTCCCTGGGGCAGCGCGGACCCGACTCCTTCCAATTTTTTTGGAGGAGATTTTGAAGGGGTCATTGAGCATCTTGATTATTTAAAGGACCTTGGTATTACCGGCATTTACTTCACTCCTATTTTTAGAGCCTTCTCGAATCATAAATACGATACGATTGATTATATGGAGATTGACCCCCAATTTGGTGACAAAGAAACGTTCCGCCGTCTCGTGAAGGAAGCTCACGCAAAAGGAATCAAAGTGATGCTGGACGCAGTTTTCAATCACAGCGGCTATTTATTCGGCCCCTTCCAGGATGTCATAGAAAAAGGCGAGGCTTCTCAGTTTAAAGATTGGTTCCATATATATGAGCTTCCGATCAAGGAGAATCCTCCAGGCTATGATACATTCGCTTATGAAAAGAGCATGCCGAAGCTGAACACCCAGCATCCGGACGTGAAAAAATATTTACTTGATGTCGGCCAATATTGGATTAAAGAATTTGATATTGACGGCTGGCGCTTAGATGTTGCCAATGAAGTAGATCATGCATTTTGGAGAGACTTCAGAACAGCTGTAAAAGAAGTGAAAGAAGATGTCTATATATTAGGAGAAATCTGGCACGACAGCATGCCGTGGCTTTTAGGAGACCAGTTTGACGCCGTGATGAACTACCCGTTTACAAACGGTGCCCTGAATTTCTTTGCTAAAGGCAAAATACGTGCTGAAGAATTTGCATCCGTCATCGTGAACGGACTGCATGCTTATCCTAAAAATATAAACGAAGTTGCCTTTAATCTGCTTGGCAGCCATGACACAGACCGCATTCTAACTTTGGCCGGCGAAAGCAAGGACCGAGTTAAGCAGCTTTTCGCTTTTCAGCTTAGCTTCGGGGGGTCTCCATGTATCTACTATGGAGATGAAATCGGCATGGCCGGCGGGAACGATCCCGGCTGCCGCGCATGCATGGTGTGGGATGAGAATGAACAGGACAGAGAGCTGCATCGTTTTGTAAAAAAATTGCTTGAGCTCCGCAAAACCTATCCTCTTTTTGCGAATGATGGTGAATTTAGGATTTTGCAAGCAAAAAGTGAAGATAATACACTGATTTACGCGAAGGAAAATGACAAGCAGCTTCTGGCTGCAGTTGTCAATCAATCCGAAGTTCCTTTAGCCATTTCATTCCCTGCTGAACTTGCAGGAAAAGAAGCTGAGGATCTGCTGAAAGGCACAGCGCTGACGGCCGATTCCATCCATGCAGAACCGATGAGCACTCAATTTTTCTTATTCAGCAAGGAGGGATAA
- a CDS encoding LacI family DNA-binding transcriptional regulator, which translates to MATIKDVAKLAKVAPSTVSRVIANNPRISDRTKERVREAMKNLGYHPNFIARSLANQSTQAIGIVLPSSADKAFQNPFFPEVIRGISKAAHQKQYALYMSTGETEEEIYEGVVHMVEGKRVDGIVLLYSSVNDKLTHFLRKKEFPFVIVGKPFKDVNEITHVDNDNYRASKEVTEHLIEIGHEQIAFIGGDLNLVVTIDRLLGYEKAVRNAGLPYKDEYIVHEEFLKEGGQEAVKELFGLNEPPTALVVADDLMAVGVLKMLFKMGIRVPEDVSVVSFNNIMMAELSQPPLTTVDINIFQLGCESARSIIQTIEHPMEPARRIIIPHKVIKRQSCKAKDTAELKEA; encoded by the coding sequence ATGGCGACAATTAAAGACGTGGCAAAACTGGCAAAAGTGGCGCCATCTACAGTGTCGAGGGTCATTGCGAACAACCCTCGCATCAGTGACCGAACGAAAGAACGCGTACGCGAGGCAATGAAAAACCTTGGGTATCATCCGAATTTTATTGCAAGAAGCCTTGCAAATCAGTCTACGCAGGCAATTGGCATCGTGCTGCCAAGCTCTGCAGACAAAGCATTTCAAAATCCATTTTTTCCGGAAGTCATCAGAGGAATAAGCAAAGCTGCTCATCAAAAGCAGTATGCCCTATATATGTCAACAGGTGAAACAGAAGAAGAAATATATGAAGGCGTTGTCCATATGGTTGAAGGGAAAAGAGTAGATGGAATTGTTCTGCTTTATTCCAGCGTCAATGATAAGCTCACTCATTTTCTCAGGAAAAAAGAGTTTCCTTTCGTTATAGTCGGCAAGCCCTTCAAGGATGTCAATGAAATCACCCATGTTGATAATGACAACTATCGTGCTTCTAAAGAAGTAACCGAGCACTTAATTGAGATAGGCCATGAGCAAATTGCCTTTATCGGAGGAGATTTGAACCTGGTGGTCACCATTGATCGCTTGCTGGGCTATGAAAAAGCCGTTCGAAACGCCGGACTGCCATATAAAGATGAATACATTGTCCACGAGGAATTTCTGAAAGAAGGCGGACAGGAAGCGGTTAAGGAGCTGTTCGGACTGAACGAACCGCCAACAGCCCTGGTCGTGGCCGATGACCTCATGGCAGTCGGCGTCCTGAAAATGCTTTTCAAAATGGGAATCCGCGTACCTGAAGATGTATCCGTCGTCTCATTCAATAACATCATGATGGCCGAGCTGTCGCAGCCGCCGCTTACTACCGTAGACATTAACATCTTCCAGCTCGGGTGCGAATCAGCAAGAAGCATCATTCAAACGATTGAGCATCCGATGGAACCGGCAAGACGAATTATCATTCCGCATAAAGTCATCAAACGCCAATCCTGTAAAGCCAAGGATACGGCAGAATTGAAGGAAGCTTAA
- a CDS encoding alpha-amylase family glycosyl hydrolase yields MKKQIILCFALLLILPFQTVSAADSNASGWQDERIYFLMVDRFANGDPANDLDADRSNPSAYHGGDFKGITNKLDYLKEMGFTAIWLTPVFENEGQGYHGYWISDFRNTEEHFGTMEEFKTLVKEAHKRDIKVLLDFVVNHTGYQHEWLNDPKKKNWFHEKQELTNWESQKDLENNWLYGLPDLNQENPETRKYLLDTAKWWINETDIDGYRLDTVRHVPKDFWTDFAEEVKSVKKDFFLLGEVWSDDPAYLAEYEKTGIDSFVDYPFYEEASEIFSKSGQSAAPLIDVWKRNEHYYQSPYLLGTFLDNHDNIRFTRKALINQEPPGVRWKLGLTYLFTAPGIPIVYYGSEIALDGAADPDNRRMMDFRADKELITYITKLNSIRGHESALLKGNMEKLYDDKGLTVFKRSYKGDTVVVAINNSDKTGKATLSADVLAKGKELNGYLTGEAVKESDGGYELVLDRETSEIYKLEEKSGPHWGLISATVFVPVLFAGFIYGAGRRRKANS; encoded by the coding sequence ATGAAAAAGCAGATAATTCTATGCTTCGCACTGCTGCTGATTCTGCCGTTTCAAACGGTTTCTGCGGCAGACAGCAATGCTTCAGGCTGGCAGGATGAACGGATTTATTTTCTCATGGTAGACCGGTTTGCAAATGGAGATCCGGCAAATGATCTCGACGCGGACCGCAGTAATCCATCTGCCTATCATGGGGGAGACTTTAAAGGAATTACAAATAAACTCGACTATTTGAAAGAGATGGGGTTTACGGCTATCTGGCTCACTCCTGTGTTTGAGAACGAAGGACAGGGCTACCACGGCTACTGGATTTCTGATTTCAGAAACACGGAAGAGCATTTCGGAACGATGGAAGAGTTTAAAACCCTTGTGAAGGAAGCCCATAAAAGGGACATAAAGGTTTTGCTCGATTTTGTCGTCAACCATACAGGCTATCAGCATGAATGGCTAAACGATCCGAAAAAGAAAAACTGGTTCCATGAAAAACAGGAACTAACCAACTGGGAAAGCCAGAAGGATCTCGAAAACAATTGGCTCTATGGGCTTCCGGATTTAAATCAGGAAAATCCCGAAACGAGAAAGTACCTTCTTGATACGGCAAAATGGTGGATAAATGAGACAGACATTGATGGATACCGACTGGACACGGTCCGCCACGTACCAAAAGACTTTTGGACTGATTTTGCGGAAGAGGTGAAATCAGTAAAAAAGGATTTCTTCCTGCTCGGTGAGGTATGGTCGGATGATCCAGCCTATTTAGCAGAATATGAAAAGACAGGGATTGATTCATTCGTTGACTATCCGTTCTACGAAGAAGCCTCTGAAATTTTCTCGAAATCCGGTCAATCAGCAGCTCCTCTAATTGATGTATGGAAACGGAATGAGCATTATTATCAATCTCCCTATCTGCTCGGTACCTTCCTCGACAATCATGATAACATTCGATTTACGAGAAAAGCGCTGATTAATCAGGAACCCCCAGGCGTCAGATGGAAGCTTGGACTAACTTATTTGTTCACAGCACCAGGGATACCAATCGTTTATTACGGCAGTGAAATTGCCCTTGACGGAGCAGCGGATCCGGACAATCGCAGAATGATGGATTTCAGGGCAGATAAAGAACTGATAACGTATATAACGAAGCTAAACAGCATCCGCGGTCATGAATCTGCACTCTTAAAAGGAAACATGGAAAAACTGTATGATGATAAGGGGCTGACAGTCTTCAAACGTTCCTACAAGGGAGACACCGTTGTTGTAGCCATTAACAATTCAGACAAAACAGGTAAGGCAACTCTCTCAGCAGATGTTCTGGCAAAAGGGAAAGAGCTGAATGGATATCTGACTGGTGAAGCGGTGAAGGAATCAGACGGCGGATACGAGCTTGTCCTTGATCGAGAGACATCCGAAATTTATAAGCTTGAGGAGAAATCGGGTCCTCATTGGGGATTAATCAGTGCAACTGTATTTGTACCAGTCCTGTTTGCTGGATTTATTTATGGGGCAGGCAGAAGAAGAAAGGCAAATTCATAA
- a CDS encoding carbohydrate ABC transporter permease, whose product MADLAYKPNQEPAELVHQSSHRKKAAALSIIPGLGQVYNKQYVKAAAFLVIAASFLFVTWDMLDIGVWGLMTLGTETPRDHSIFLLVYGIIALFILAFGLAFYFINIRDAYKNGEKRDLNIPLSSIKEQYRNLVDNGFPYLIMTPGFMLLAFVVILPIIFIVLLSFTNYDLYHSPPAKLVDWVGFQNFVDIFKIDIWRQTFFSVFAWTIVWTFGATTLQVALGIFLAILVNQKDLKGKAIIRTVFILPWAVPSFVSILIFAGLFNESFGAINVDILSMFGIDPIPWMTEPMYARIALIFIQCWLGFPFIFAMTTGVLQSIPDELYEAATVDGANTWQKFKGITLPLVLFSTAPIIITQYTFNFNNFNVIYLFNGGGPAVAEQNAGSTDILISWIYRLTMSSAQYSKAAAITLMLSAIVIIVAIWQFRRTKSFQEEDMM is encoded by the coding sequence ATGGCAGATTTAGCTTACAAGCCAAACCAAGAACCAGCAGAGCTCGTTCATCAGTCCAGCCACAGAAAAAAAGCAGCAGCCCTTTCCATCATCCCTGGATTAGGTCAAGTTTATAACAAGCAATATGTGAAAGCGGCAGCGTTCCTGGTGATTGCGGCATCCTTCCTATTTGTGACATGGGATATGCTCGACATTGGAGTATGGGGCCTCATGACCCTTGGAACGGAAACACCGAGAGATCATTCTATTTTCCTGTTAGTCTACGGAATCATCGCTCTTTTTATCTTAGCGTTTGGATTAGCATTTTATTTTATCAATATACGCGATGCTTATAAAAATGGAGAGAAGAGGGACCTGAATATTCCTTTAAGCTCCATTAAAGAACAGTATAGAAATCTTGTAGATAACGGATTTCCATATTTAATTATGACACCCGGCTTTATGCTTCTCGCCTTTGTGGTCATTCTGCCGATCATTTTCATCGTTCTGCTTTCCTTTACAAACTATGATCTTTACCACTCTCCGCCCGCTAAGCTTGTAGACTGGGTTGGATTCCAGAACTTTGTCGATATTTTCAAAATTGATATTTGGCGTCAGACCTTCTTCTCCGTATTTGCATGGACGATTGTCTGGACTTTCGGTGCAACCACATTGCAAGTAGCGCTCGGTATTTTCCTCGCTATTCTTGTAAACCAAAAGGATTTAAAAGGAAAAGCAATTATCCGTACTGTTTTCATTTTGCCTTGGGCAGTACCATCATTCGTTTCAATCCTAATCTTTGCAGGCCTGTTCAATGAGTCATTCGGAGCAATCAATGTAGATATCCTATCAATGTTTGGAATCGATCCCATTCCTTGGATGACAGAGCCGATGTACGCAAGAATCGCTCTGATCTTCATTCAGTGCTGGCTTGGATTCCCATTCATCTTCGCTATGACGACAGGGGTTCTTCAATCCATACCGGATGAGCTTTATGAAGCAGCAACAGTAGATGGAGCCAACACTTGGCAGAAGTTCAAAGGCATTACACTTCCGCTTGTGTTATTCTCAACGGCACCAATCATCATCACTCAATACACGTTTAACTTTAATAACTTTAACGTAATCTATCTATTCAATGGCGGGGGACCTGCAGTAGCTGAACAAAATGCGGGATCAACCGATATCCTGATTTCATGGATCTACCGCTTGACGATGTCATCTGCCCAGTATTCAAAAGCAGCTGCTATTACTTTAATGCTTTCAGCCATTGTAATAATTGTAGCCATCTGGCAATTTAGAAGAACGAAATCATTCCAAGAGGAGGATATGATGTAA
- a CDS encoding sugar ABC transporter permease has protein sequence MSSKQQKLVRLTLSYLVILFMFAVILYPVAWVVGSSFNPGNSLSGSTIIPKNPSLKHYQFLFDIKESNYLFWYWNSLKISVLTMLLTLIMVSLTAYSFSRYRFVGRKNGLMTFLILQMIPNFAALIAIYVLALVTGLLDSHFGLILVYVGGQIPMNTYLMKGYLDTIPKELDESARMDGAGHLRIFFQIVMPLAKPIIAVVGLFSFIAPLTDFIIASVLLRSEKNFTLAVGLYDMVAKQFGAEFTKFAAGSVLIAVPIAILFLSLQRFFVSGLTAGGTKG, from the coding sequence ATGAGCTCAAAACAGCAGAAATTAGTCAGATTAACATTATCCTACCTCGTCATCCTGTTTATGTTTGCGGTCATTCTTTATCCTGTAGCTTGGGTAGTTGGTTCTTCCTTCAACCCGGGTAACAGCTTATCGGGGTCAACGATTATCCCGAAAAATCCTTCTTTGAAACATTATCAATTCCTGTTTGATATAAAAGAGAGCAACTATTTGTTTTGGTACTGGAACTCATTGAAAATCAGCGTGCTCACTATGCTTTTGACGCTCATTATGGTTTCCTTAACTGCCTATTCTTTTTCCCGCTACCGCTTCGTCGGCCGGAAAAATGGATTAATGACGTTCCTTATTCTTCAAATGATTCCAAACTTCGCAGCACTTATTGCGATTTACGTGCTTGCTCTTGTTACAGGACTTCTTGATTCCCACTTTGGTTTAATTCTTGTGTATGTGGGCGGTCAAATTCCGATGAATACGTATTTGATGAAGGGATATCTTGATACAATCCCGAAAGAATTAGATGAGTCAGCAAGAATGGACGGCGCTGGCCACCTTCGGATCTTCTTCCAGATTGTCATGCCGCTTGCAAAGCCAATCATAGCGGTTGTCGGATTATTCTCATTCATCGCACCGCTGACAGATTTTATTATTGCGAGCGTGCTGCTTCGTTCAGAGAAAAACTTTACATTGGCAGTCGGACTTTATGACATGGTTGCAAAGCAATTTGGAGCAGAATTCACAAAGTTCGCAGCAGGTTCTGTGTTAATTGCCGTACCAATCGCCATTCTGTTCCTGTCATTGCAAAGATTTTTCGTTTCCGGACTTACAGCTGGAGGAACAAAAGGATAA
- a CDS encoding SDR family oxidoreductase, giving the protein MSGQNEQKQTMPAQEQDVQPGQETLMNPAPKFAGDFYKGSGKLEGKTAIITGGDSGIGRAVAVFFAREGADVTIAYLNEHDDASETKRLVEKEGRSCFLIAGDIGDEGFCKQVVRETIVKFGKLDILVNNAAEQHPQENFEDITAGQLERTFKTNIFSMFHLTKAALPHLKEGSSIINTTSITAYAGSPGLIDYSATKGAITSFTRSLSGNLIKKGIRVNGVAPGPIWTPLIPSTFPEDKVAEFGADTPMQRPGQPEELAPSYVYLASADSTYVTGQVLHVNGGKVVNG; this is encoded by the coding sequence ATGAGCGGACAAAATGAACAAAAGCAAACGATGCCGGCACAGGAACAGGATGTACAGCCGGGGCAGGAAACCTTGATGAATCCAGCACCCAAATTTGCAGGTGATTTCTATAAAGGCAGCGGGAAGCTGGAAGGAAAAACAGCTATTATTACTGGCGGAGACAGCGGAATCGGACGCGCCGTGGCCGTCTTTTTTGCAAGAGAAGGCGCTGACGTCACCATCGCTTACTTAAATGAACATGATGATGCATCCGAAACGAAGCGATTAGTGGAGAAAGAAGGCCGCAGCTGCTTTCTGATTGCCGGAGATATAGGCGATGAAGGGTTTTGCAAACAGGTTGTCCGAGAGACAATCGTCAAGTTCGGCAAACTCGATATTCTCGTAAACAATGCAGCAGAACAGCATCCACAGGAAAACTTCGAAGACATTACAGCCGGGCAGCTTGAGCGGACCTTCAAAACAAACATTTTCTCTATGTTTCATCTAACAAAGGCAGCCCTTCCGCATCTGAAGGAAGGCAGCTCCATCATAAATACAACATCGATTACAGCATATGCCGGCTCCCCAGGGCTAATCGACTATTCCGCAACTAAAGGGGCCATCACTTCCTTTACCCGATCCTTATCAGGTAACCTGATAAAAAAAGGGATCCGCGTGAACGGCGTTGCACCGGGTCCAATATGGACGCCGCTGATTCCATCCACTTTCCCGGAAGATAAAGTTGCCGAGTTCGGTGCGGATACTCCAATGCAAAGACCAGGACAGCCTGAAGAATTGGCACCAAGCTATGTATACCTTGCAAGCGCAGACTCTACTTATGTAACGGGACAAGTCCTGCATGTAAATGGCGGGAAAGTTGTAAACGGATAA